The genomic region TCTGAAAAATCAGATCAACCCCATATGGAGCCTTGTGAGACAAAGGATGATTTTACTAGAAGGAGCTGTAATAAGTAAGTTTAACAATACTTTGTAATATTTGTCGTATAGGATGGACAGATCGTATGAAACAGTCTTATAACAACCCGAGTGCGAGGACTGCTAGGGGAATTCATATGACCTAAATGTGAAAAGAGTGGTTAAAGAGTGTAATGAGGAAATTATGAAGATGATATGGtgttaataaagaaaatgattgaaTAAACTAAGTAAATTAGTTAGTTTTTCCCATTACAAAGAAAGATTTTGCAGGTAAAcatgagtgaatgaatgagtaATTCTTGATATACTTTACCAAATTTTCCAGActttttgttatttattttattatacttagttgctgtctcttgccttagtgaggtagtgcaaggaaacagacgatagaatggcccaacccacccatatgtatgtatgtacataaacgcccacacacgcacatatacatacctataaatttcaacatacatatacatatatacacatgtacatattcatacttgctgtcttcatccattcccgttgccaccctccTACACGTTATATACTGGGTAATTCCTGTTGTTACTCTGAATTTGGAGCAGGTCTAGAAAAATAAGTTATTGAGTGTTAGTATGGCTCAAGATCAGATACCTGAAGATgcagaatgaatgtatagtgcTTTTATGTAAAGGAAAGgagacatattgtcctcaaacacttcatttccaacacattcaccctgttctatacattctcatctacagcctaTGCCCACATCCTTATAAAACTTTTGGGACTCCCATACTTTCAGACACCCATCATCACCTTTCCAGACAGTGACAGGTAGTAGGAGTGGCAGTGGATGTGTGAACCAGTGTTTGCTATGAAGACTCAGAGGGAAATACATAGTATATagataatgttttatatatagttttttatcttggaaagcaaaaatgggtatgtttgaaggaatagtggttccaacaatgttatatggttgcgaggcgtgggctatagatagagttgtgcggaggaaggtggatgtgttggaaatgagatgtctgaggacaatatgtggtgtgaggtggtttgatcaagtacgtaatgaaagggtaagagagatgtgtggtaataaaaagagagtggttgagagagcagaagagggttttttgaaatggtttggtctcatggagagaatgagtgaggaaagattaacaaataggatatatgtgtcagaggtggagggaacaagaagtgggagaccaaattggaggtggaaggatgagtgaaaaagattttgagcaattggggcctgaacatgcaggagggtgaaaggcgtgcaaggaatagagtgaattggaacaatgtggtactggggtcaacgtgctgtcagtggactgaaccagggcatgtgaagcatctggggtaaaccatggaaagttttgtggggcctggatgtggaaagggatctgtggtttctgtgcattatacataacagctagagattgagtgtgaatgaatgtggcctttgttgtcttttcctagtgctacctcatgcgcatgcagggagagggggttgtcgtttcatgtgtggcagggtggtgacgggaatgaataaaggcagacagtatgaattatgtacatgtgtatatatgtatatgtctgtgtatgtatatatatgtatgtgttgaaatgtataggtatgtatatgtgtgtgtgtgtgtgtggatgtgtatgtatatacatgtgtatgtgggtgggttgggccattctttcgtctgtttccttgcgctacttcactaatgcgggagacagcaacaaagtataataaaaaaaaataatgtagttTACATGAATTAGGGAAAACATAACACTGGTAAGTATTTAAAGAAGTTTTTCATATGTACAGCTTTAACATCCTGAGTTTCTTTTTCCagatttttccaaaaaagaacaTTAGATCTTTCTCCCATTTCTAGTAATACGAATGATGAAAGTGAAAATGCCTTGTTAAGACACACATCACTAGAAGCTGTTGCCATGCAACTCATGGAGTGTCAACATATCCTAGATGTTGTAAGACCTCATATGGTAAGCTTGAATCAGTTAATTCATTTTTTAATGATtttatgaaatatatagaaaaggcCAGTGTATGCACACAGAATTACCTTTGCCTTTTTTAGTATGTCATGAAATGAAAGTAATTAAGGAAAAGTTAGTAAACCCTAAGAAACCTAGACAATTTTGGAAATCCGCTTttgaataaaatataaaatgattCCTAATTTCCCTTTGTTGTGATAAACCAGTATTTTATATTAGAATGAACGTATTAAATATTTTCTCTAACTTCTTTGCCTTCTCTCTTAAGTGAGGTAGTTTTTGGAATAGTTAAGTGACACAGGAAAAACACTCACTTGGCTGCTGCTTCTATATCTTAAAAAGTGATGATAAGGGAAAGTGGGATTTTTGGTTCCCTCCATCCTTTCTTCCCCTCCAAGtctccttctacaacaagcagatAATTGGATAGTATCCTCTCTACCATACCCCCTTGAACAGAGATAAGCCATAATAAAGAATCTCTTCTGACAAAGGTATTATTGTGATTTTGgtgagatcattaaattttaagtgAAAGTGTATGctgcttatggatctggagaaagcgtatgatagggttaacagatgtcttgtggaaggtgtcaaaaatatatggtgtggaaggaaaatgTTTGACTGCATGGATGTACCTAAATTGaagaggggtgaggcaggtgtaatTTTAGATGAGAAAgacatggatgttctggctcttagtgaaatTATGTTGAAGGAAAAAAGGGTAGAATGATTTGAAGATGCTGTTTGAATGCTTGGCCACCATTCACACAGCACATAGAATATAGTCTCCAAAACTTTATATTTGATAATATCCCATCCCAGCACTGTGCCAGCTCAcactttatcatcaataaacaagctagcaaaaagcacataccacaaggacacacaaagaaatataacccaaactTCGCACCACAGATTGCAGAGCTCATGAAATAAAGACATGCTCATATGAAGCCATTCATCATCAGTAGAGATCATAAGACAAATTCAAACTCtaaacaacaccatcacaaaccTAATCATAGAAGGACAAGGAGCAAATTGGCAGTTTTTCCTCGACATAAAAAACCACAAAACCCACAGCAAGCAATTTTGGCAATTGATAAAAGAAAATCCACACTTGCACACCTAAGCTCATATAAATAAATGCTTCTTTCCTCAACCAATAACATATCTTATTACAAAGGACACAATCATATTCATAAAACATGACCCATAGATAAGCAACAAGCCAACCACACCCCTAAACAGGACATTCTTCAAAAACTTACCAAAAATCCACATTGAAATATCTGCTGACCCACTCTTCACATCTCACTGATACTTGCAGCACAGTCAAAACCATAAAGAACTGCTGTACAACAGGTCCTAAAAGTATATCCAACTCCCACATAAGACACTGGGCCAAACGCACTGCAAGTGATGACATATATCTTCAAATACCCCTtgttacacaacaaaatcccaaagGTATGGAAACTTTTGAGGTATACCCAACCTAAAACCATTCATGCCACCTAGCTCACTCTCGTTTTACCACTCCACAGCGATCtgtttttggaagaaaaaaaaaattgctctaaATGCACATGTACCATAAGTATAGAATCAATGCATTTGATCAACAAGCAACTGAGTAAGAGATTTTGACATTCCAGCGGGTAATACCTTGGTAATTCTAATTAACTGCTCACcacaattcactttttttttcttgttgattTTGACCAAAATATATACTGTTTTAAGTCAATGACTTTCATAGAATCacaactgagaaaaaaaaaattattttcttgtGTCAGCATCCTGGCGGGTAACTGAACTTTTATCTAGGGAGCACTATCCATTTATTTTGAAGTTTGGTGTTCTTTGGACAGCCACATATATGTGAAACTGTGTACTTTCAGTCCATGTATCTGGAAGTCTGTGTGTACTTTGGAGTTCTCAAGAGCCAGTTTTTTCTTAAACCCTTTTCAGTTTCTTTGTACATGCCCTACTGTCACCTCTCGCTGACCACAATGTTAATGTGATTTCATACGCACAGCATGCTGGCACTATCCGAGCAAAAAAAATTGCATCACAAATGTAGAACATTATTCCACCCAAAACAATTTAAGTACCACCACAGAAATTTTTTGCTTTCCTCTCTAACCCGTTGTAGATATGATTTCAACCTGCACCTTCCAGTCACCCTGAATGGTTAATCACTTCCACTCAGCAAAACTTGAGCTATACAAGGTATCTCCTACAACACACATGATAGTCACTCtttacaccacaaacatcaacacaaaggccataaacaggtatcacatgtgacacacacatgacagttaCTCTTAACACCACAAACAGCAACACAAAGGCCATACACAAATTATATGCCCTTTGAAAACCATTTGGTACTAGAatcaaagaaaaagaatcccttccCCTTCAGTTGATAAGTATCCAAAACAGATATACAAAACTTACCTGATTCACACTTAATATTTGCAGGAGAAAAAGGAGATCGAAGAGGATCTGAATTGTTTAGCCAAGCAAATCCTATCTAAGCCACATTCACCTCTCTACAAAGCTATGAGCAAGTTATCAATGTTTGAAAAGCCTCAGGTTGACACTAAGCCAACTGTGTGTGTCTTATCTCTGATGAAGAGGAACTTCCATGACATGCGTTCTGTTCAGCAGCTATGTGGGTTTGGTTACATTGGATGCCTCGTCAAACTTAAGtgtatatatgaaatgttttGCAAATCTTTTTTAACTTTAAAATTTGAAGACCTAGATCGTGAAGTTCATGATAATCCATTTGGATCATTATTTATCGGGAATATTCCAGTTGCAAATATAGTTAAAGATCAAAGTTGTGTGTCTTCCCTCCCATTAAAATCATACTCTGCATTGTGTTGGGATACACATTTCGTCAAGTTTCTTAGAAATGGGACATCACAGTTATCAACTCCAGACTCAGATTATGCAGATGCAGAagagactccacaagataatcctGATGTTTCAGCAGCTGCAGATTGTTTAAAAGTATTTccaatgatgatagatgatgatgatattgtatcAGTTTATAGTAAGAGCAGTGATGATGATCAAGTAACAGAAGAAAATCATCAGGAGCATCAAGATATAGAATTAAAAACTCTTTCTCAGGACTCCAGAGATATGTTTGAATTTAAAGAGGCAAAAGCTGTAGATGGTTATGATTCAAACCAGTCGGTTCTTTCTAAAGATTTAAACAAAGAAAGACAAGGTAAGGaataattttacttttttctcCTTTGATACACATTATCTCAGAGTAAGTGCAAATGATTCACAGTTTAGTGCTAACACTGGTAACAAACACTACCCCATGATTTCCTTTCTGAACTTTCTTGGTCCCTATGCTTTATTCTTTCAGATGTCTACTGTGGTTGGAAACAGCTGATAGGTGTAGGTTGTACCTTTATATTTGATGATTTTTCATTAGCAGTTACTTAATTGTTAAGTGTAAACAATAATTAATCTCTGTTTATGAGGATGCAACTAAAGAGGACAAAATCTAGACAGTTTTAGGATTAAGCGCCTGTCTTTTCCCTGTGAAATACTCCAAAAATGCAACCTGATCCACATCAGTATTTAAGGTACATACTGTAAATTATTAACACTGATGAACCAGTGATGAAGCCCTCATTACCTAAAATACTTAGACAAACTGATGACAAATATATCACCACTCCCTGATAAGTAAAAACATAATCGAAGTATGTATTAGTTGATTTTTTGATGGTTTAAATGCATGTGTGATGTTTCCAAATCTCTGTAATTAGTGTGAGCTTGTTTGGTGGCTTGAAGGCTGAACAAGACTTATCATGGGTTATCTATCATTCTTCACCTTAATTTTCAGTGAAAGTAATATTACAGAATACAGTAATCACTTACAAACAAATGTTTAAAAATAAATGGGTATTATAGGTCTCTAGTGTgtttttctctaaaaaaaaaataggtggatATTGAATTAATAGGTACTAGTCACTGCTTATAAGGAGTTAAGTAACCTGAGACCTCACTTACAAACAAATATGTTTAAAAATAAATGGGTATTATAGGTCTCTAGTGTgtttttctctaaaaaaaaaataggtggatATTGAATTAATAGGTACTAGTCACTGCTTATAAGGAGTTAAGTAACCTGAGACCTTGCTGTTGTAGTGTAAACCCTTGGTGGATTTCATTTTTGTCGGTTAATCTGTTGCTCTTTGGTCCTGTCTTTTGAATCAACTTCGCCCTAACCAGAGGATCTTAGCACCACTCTGGATCAGCTTCTTGTAGCTAAAACCAAGGTATGTTGTATTGCCAATTGTAAGGGCAGCATTGCAGCTGATGACCCCATGTAAAGAGTGTATACCAAGGTGGCTATGCTTCGTTTCTTATTCCTTGAGCAGTGCTTCTTGTGTTGATTCTTGACTATAATTTCTATTGAACAGGTCTTTTTTACAAAGGCTTTTTCTTCAGTGCCATATTAAGAAGAGCAAATCTTGTGAGAGCCTATGTTAGAGCATGAgcagatgtaaggatagagcaaccagagcaCATAACATCAAAATCAGTCAGAAACTTATTCAAAAGgatttaaagaaatacttttatagtataagagtggtgggtgaatgcAACAGAATTATGACTTCAAAATGTTCAAGTTATGGGGCCTCATGTGTAAAACTACTTTCCCTTACAGTAAAAAACAGATACTAACAGATAATTAAACAGGTTTAAGATGGCTGTCTTACAGAATGTCCAATATACCTTACAGTTAATTATTTTAACTTTTGCTGAGGCTTTTATAGGACTTCTTCCTCTTGCAATGGATATAGAGGAGTGGTCATTCTGTGGTGACCAAATCACTTATTGGAAAGCAGGCCTGCTCCACTGGGACAAAAGCAAGTAAATCATTACCATGAAACATGTACTTCTGAGATGCCATAAAAGGAGTCCCGAAGCCCCTTTTGATTTACTTGCCTAGTATAATAGTAAAAGAAATTCTTGACAATTGTGTTAAtgtaaatagtttaaaagaacTCTAATAAAGCTAAAATATAGTTCTGTAAAGtttttgtttttagatatcttttccATGTTAATACACTTTATCCATTGATTCTGGGGCAAGCTAATCTGGTCTACCTTGGCCTTTCTTCAGAAGAATAATTCATTGAAGGAAACCTTCTTCCACATCATCAAACAATGCTTTAGTTTAGATATTGTAGATATACCATGCGCCTCTAGGATTCCTCCTTCAAGAGAATCAGTTCTCCAGAATTCTTCCATTCATCTTTGAAGTTTATTTGTGGCTTAAGATTACTCTTATCAAAAAGTTTTCTCTAATCCTTGTCCTTCATGTGTTTATGCTCTCATGCTTGTAGAACAGACCACAGTGGAGAAAGAAGTAGATTTCAAAagttgaaaaaccttttctctctgaggCAGTGTCCTTTGAGCAGTTTTTAAGGCTCTCTCACTTTTGCCAGCCTTCCCATGAttttgaaaaacctgtttttttttttctttacctactGTGACTGCCTTGGATTGGAACTCATGATCTGCAAAAATATGAGCTATGAGTTGTTGGTAAGAGATGAATCTAACACCAGCCATGTTGTGGCTACTGAATGGCCAATGGTAGGCCCAAAACAAGCAGTTGCTGCAAATATCTTATGGTCATTTGCAAAGGGTGAGCATAGACTGGTGGCTTCTTACCAAGATAATGAGGGTAAGTTGAATCTGACCTAAATATTCCAAGGAATATTGTGCTCCCAGAGTACTAACTCAGGAGCAAAAGACTTTTAGGCCTTCAGAACCTGCctttattatatgtatgtaagctTTACAGCATTTACTTTACCATTGTAGATATTTTTTAGTGGCATTAATTCTTCAGGGAACTGTGTACTCACAGATATCACATTTTGATGTTCTGACCTTTATGTTTTAAGGGATCATTGAACATTGCTGTGAGTGTTTTGTTTACTGATGAATTATACTTTCTGGTAAGTTTTCAGGTATATCTACTGGAGGTGCTCCTTTTGTTTACTTTAAATGTATAATGAATTATTGCTTAATCTTCTTGGAAAGATTTCTGGCAGTTTACCCCAGTTAAAATCAGTATGACTGTAGGGGATGTTATTCTAGGAATTACTAGCAGTAATTATCTGGAGTTTAGCTGATATTCAGACTCAAAGTTTAGAGACTTCAGTGCTGGGAGAAAAGTATTAGTCCTTGCTTTGGGCTCCATGTCATGGATTATTTGCCTTGACAAAAAAAGGTCTTTTTAACAAGCATTCACAAAAGCCTTTTCAGTCTGAAGGTGAAATTATTCTCTCTACACAATACTAACATTTTTTACAAAATCAAAGAATGTTTACTTTAGGAAGTAAATCAACTGACTAAGTCTGGCTATGAGGACACTAGCTTACCAGGACCATACCATCTttcctgtttatatatacacatcatttaCTTTTAACATTGAATTTTTTCCAAGAAGGTGGGGTATCTGGCACTGATAGCAGTAACCAACAGAGTGTGAATAAGCTAAGCACAAGCAGTGGCAGTAGTTGGTCCTCAAGTCCTCTTCTTGACTACACCAGTTTTGAGGATatacaagaagaagaagcagtCGAGGAGGATGTTGCTGCTGTTCTGGGAGAACAGCCTGTTGTAAGGGTGGATATTGACAACAGGATGATTATCAGTAAAGGTAAATTAAGACAGTAGTTTACTTCAAATTAAAAGTATAATTAAGCCCCCTTAGGATGGTGACTACTTTGACAATCCTCATGACCAACTTAAAACATCTCTTAGAAACCTCACAAACCGTAAAATTATGAACAGTAAAATTTTGATTCCTTGGGAACTAGGAGGTTAGGTACAGGGGATGACAGAGTGACCCCTGCTTTTTTATTTAGACCACTTGGTTTAAAGAATCTGGTGTGTGAGGCCACTTGAGGCCTCTTTTTGGTCTATAAAGATCTCTTTATTGAGAGTCAGCACAGCATGGAGGTTCCCTCTGAACCTGAGGTTTCTCAATAAATGGGTCTATCTCTGCAGCTTTTGTCCCAGCTACCTTTACCATCTTAAGGACCTCTGCCAGTGACTGCTGTCAACATAGGTTTCTTAGGTTCCTCATCACTTTTTCCATTGCTTTCTCTAGACTACATTATCTCGATAAGTTCTACAGCTGCCAGTTCCTTCAGATGGAATTTAAACATACAAGTTCTACCTCATGTTCCTCTAAATCTGGGAAGCCATCTCTTCCAGCATAACAGGTTGACTTAACAAAACTTAAGGGAAACTGTAAGTCATTCACCATGTTTGGCTAAAGTTTCTCCTAACTGACATTGATCATGGATGGACTGAACTTGACCCAGGTTTCACTGATGTCAAAAGTCATGGATGCTAACAGAGGTATTGATGTTGACTGCCAGCAGGAAATTTCTGAAATTACCACTTGTGTAGTACAATTTAAAGAAGGTGATCTCTCCTTTGATCATTGACCGCAAGATCATTGTGGTGTTGGATGGCAGGAATCTGACTCTTACATTTGGAgtcccttttccttctttctgatTACCTGTTCAGAAGTTGCATTGACAGctctactggtgatctctcccATGACTCTCTCAGGGATTCTGATGAATCTTTTGTCATCTCCAAAGCACTTGACAGGGagtggcatattttttttttaattaccttCCTTagatttctcttcttctctttgttccctgatGCATAGTTTCCTTTCTGGTTGTTTCAATGTAGTAGTCATTAATGACTTTCCCTCCTTTCCTATCAACAGTGGTACTCATGAGTTTTGTCCTATCGCTTGCTCTCTTTCTTCTGATCCTATACACTCGCGTGCTGATGATTCACTTTACAGACCTAACTCACTTGCACCTTCCTTGTTCTCtaacactcattctcttctcatACTAAACTCATTTCCTCTCTCAGTTTGGACTTCAACAGCATTTTAGAATGGAGAAGCAGTAACCCTGTTCAATCTGATAGTGCAGAAGTGCAGTTTCTCCTTGCGTTTCATCTAAGAATCATTCCTTCCCTCTGTTCAACTTCAGAACACCATATTTCAACCTtctaaaaatataaatatgtttaACATAAACATTTCCCAAGAAAATCCTATATAGTCAAAAACCACAAAGTCTGCCTCCCATAtgctgggagtgttgtataggtgccatacttatttttcttgtgagcagctatttcatatatACAAAGGTTTTGCATGCCTAAAtattaagtacttctcacacatctTGAGTGGCATATTCTCTACCTTTCTATTACTTGGAGTGAAATCAAGTCTACTGTCATATTGAtactcctggcatcacctctgtctctctctgttttacGTGTATTGTTTTGGCAAATGTCCTCACAAGCAATCTGATTTTGTCTCCACCTCTAAAGATTGGACCCAAAGGATACCCTTAGCTGTTGCTTCCTTCAGTTTCTATGTAGAAGCCAGTCCCTTTTGAATTATCTGTGTTGATACCCTTCTACCCTCAAACAGATACGATACCCTTCTTCCCTCAAACagataagctgtggaattctcctcctccttttgtctttcagtcttcatatgaccttttttcctttaaaaatctGATCTGTAAACACTtgaggagccctgattaatttctgctctctttttcttccctcttaGACGGACtctgattggggcatgttttgtctGTGCCATGTCGGTtacaataatgaaagagtaaatagGTGAAAGTGCGTGTCCAGGTGCATTACTAATGAGAAGATTTAAAGGACAAGCTCTTCATGGTGAGGAAATGCTTAACCTGGAGAACTAAAGTATTGTGGAACTAATCTTcaagtagtgtggtggtgacccACATCTTATAATTTGATCTCCAGAAGGTTGGTAGGTAATGTGTTTCATGATTTTGTTCCCCCTTCAACACATGGGGGTGCTTTGCATGATAGACCAACGTGGGTTTGCAGTTCTCTGTTGCTACACAGAAGGATTATGAGATCTTTAGTTGCCTTAAAGCCTGATGCTGTTCTTTCATCTCTGGATAGGTTCTGGATGGCATATTTTTTCAGAGTAACCAAAACTCTTCTGTGTTGAGTATTTGCTGAAACTTGAATCTGTTTTCTTCTTTGATCCTAAGAAATTTTTCAGGAAATTCCTTTGCAGCCTCATAATAGGCAAAGGTGGCTTCCTATGCCAGCTTCATATCATGGAGTCTGAATCTGTTTTAACAGTTCTCAAACCAGCCCTTGCTAGCTTTCTGTGAATGACCAATGCAATAAGAGGAGCTTTCTCTCCCATCCATAGATTTGAAAgtttatcagtttttttttctaaaagagggtTGTACCTACTAACAAATGATGCTTTTGCACTTGAAGCCCTCACTTATTTAAATACTCTGTATGGTCACATTCATACCATACTGCTTGCCTACTAACAGAGTACTGACACCACTTAAAAGTTTGTTTCAATGACATCACATTACACTGTTTCTCTGTGGTGTCTTCATAAACACTTTACTTACATATAGAGGCATGCCTATATAGTAAGAGAGTCACTCATTTGAATCACAAAAGGCATTTAATACTCTCAGAAATGCAGGTTCATGCAAAAcaactgaaaaagatgaaaaggtTCTATCGTTGTTCTTCAGGGGCTTCAGAAGTGAATGTTGAATtagaattatttttcatattcacaGTTTCCCATTTTAGCAATGCATAGCCAGTTAAGGtgaaacaatggcctcatttgttcacgtcCATTTTTCTCTGGTTtcccaactgcttcatatgcccttgggAGAGTGTCTGAAGCTGTAGGTGTAAAATGAACAAGATATTTATTTTGATGTATTGCTATTTTGAAGATTGACAGAGTTTACATGTATCTACTTGTCATATCAGGGTCTTCCACAAACATTTGCATTTATGATTTAAATTTCAGACTATGGGTGGAATTCACTAAAACTCTCAGTTTGGGTTTTCTGCAATTCCTGAAGAAGTCTGTGCATTACTGTAAATCAAGTTTTATTATTAAAAAATCTACCCCTAGTTATACTCTGGAATCTAATTAAAtccttattttcttattattttcttttagtgAGTCGTTTGTCTGGATTAGTGCAACAGTTCTGCGGTGTATCTCACTGCCTAGTTCACTCACTTCTGTCTGGTCGCCCAGTTGTGTTGGCAGCTGCTGAGAATTACCGTCCTCTGGTTATACTGTATGTCCGAGGCCTATCCACCCTTCTTCCTCGCTCACCAACAAACCAGTTACCAGTGCTCAGGTGAGATTATTGGGCTGTTGCACTTATGACTAATCTTTCTGGGATTTGTTCTTATTTCTCATAActcatataatataatatgttGTAGTTCAGGGTAGCCCTTTAAAATCTCAACCAGTTTTGATGCTGACTAATCTCACTATTGTTGGTTGTTGAACATAAATGAAAAGATGTCTTGGTTTAGAATTAAATTCTTGTTTCATGCTGCAATTTACAAAACGTGTCTGTAGGTGATACAATATACCAAGAATTTTCGTGCCATTTATATTGTATGAGAAAGGGAATGCACTTCATGATTGctgtatatttttctttgccTAATCCACATGCGAGTTGCTGGGATCAAACCCAAATCTcttactctctccatctcatactcaacacttgacaacacatctTATTCTCTATTcctatttttcttcctttattcatttcaatAATTCATGGCAACATATGTTACAGGATACTCCACCCACAAAGCAGAATGACATCACTACCCAAGAA from Panulirus ornatus isolate Po-2019 chromosome 15, ASM3632096v1, whole genome shotgun sequence harbors:
- the LOC139753691 gene encoding uncharacterized protein isoform X1, with the translated sequence MARWQADTGFLPNASFPAGPLTLPLELDIRSTVPSPVFRPWSPTHLSEDIVLLAEFSEIEGPVPLLTIPQSPSVQLDLNEFVVKVLSTDYLNTSGEFRVYEDTQMVQQDINPGVHVYVHYFTLYDVRARGFVRPMCLSYISSDCRKLLQYFSQLRQQFIVATEYLKMSNLEWFSNEMNGLIKNLEYTKDRYIQVQRNVLDDSAPNSTVDQSYRYAVKVKEEDEDLLSSSHVYNNEIHVKRYESGSATVTLTEVNETSEKSDQPHMEPCETKDDFTRRSCNKFFQKRTLDLSPISSNTNDESENALLRHTSLEAVAMQLMECQHILDVVRPHMEKKEIEEDLNCLAKQILSKPHSPLYKAMSKLSMFEKPQVDTKPTVCVLSLMKRNFHDMRSVQQLCGFGYIGCLVKLKCIYEMFCKSFLTLKFEDLDREVHDNPFGSLFIGNIPVANIVKDQSCVSSLPLKSYSALCWDTHFVKFLRNGTSQLSTPDSDYADAEETPQDNPDVSAAADCLKVFPMMIDDDDIVSVYSKSSDDDQVTEENHQEHQDIELKTLSQDSRDMFEFKEAKAVDGYDSNQSVLSKDLNKERQEGGVSGTDSSNQQSVNKLSTSSGSSWSSSPLLDYTSFEDIQEEEAVEEDVAAVLGEQPVVRVDIDNRMIISKVSRLSGLVQQFCGVSHCLVHSLLSGRPVVLAAAENYRPLVILYVRGLSTLLPRSPTNQLPVLRWHTGTVTEHHLKQFRVMGVCIPERLHVQDLMSNSTLNQVTVLNIETGHISGVAYSGTLVRGVEHYGRRLFNSNSALQASLQSILVSLGLKIYLHYHLQETTSRSTSDILKAIGVAKGDWDIVIYLTGMIHRQLKSP
- the LOC139753691 gene encoding uncharacterized protein isoform X2, whose product is MARWQADTGFLPNASFPAGPLTLPLELDIRSTVPSPVFRPWSPTHLSEDIVLLAEFSEIEGPVPLLTIPQSPSVQLDLNEFVVKVLSTDYLNTSGEFRVYEDTQMVQQDINPGVHVYVHYFTLYDVRARGFVRPMCLSYISSDCRKLLQYFSQLRQQFIVATEYLKMSNLEWFSNEMNGLIKNLEYTKDRYIQVQRNVLDDSAPNSTVDQSYRYAVKVKEEDEDLLSSSHVYNNEIHVKRYESGSATVTLTEVNETSEKSDQPHMEPCETKDDFTRRSCNKFFQKRTLDLSPISSNTNDESENALLRHTSLEAVAMQLMECQHILDVVRPHMEKKEIEEDLNCLAKQILSKPHSPLYKAMSKLSMFEKPQVDTKPTVCVLSLMKRNFHDMRSVQQLCGFGYIGCLVKLKCIYEMFCKSFLTLKFEDLDREVHDNPFGSLFIGNIPVANIVKDQSCVSSLPLKSYSALCWDTHFVKFLRNGTSQLSTPDSDYADAEETPQDNPDVSAAADCLKVFPMMIDDDDIVSVYSKSSDDDQVTEENHQEHQDIELKTLSQDSRDMFEFKEAKAVDGYDSNQSVLSKDLNKERQGGVSGTDSSNQQSVNKLSTSSGSSWSSSPLLDYTSFEDIQEEEAVEEDVAAVLGEQPVVRVDIDNRMIISKVSRLSGLVQQFCGVSHCLVHSLLSGRPVVLAAAENYRPLVILYVRGLSTLLPRSPTNQLPVLRWHTGTVTEHHLKQFRVMGVCIPERLHVQDLMSNSTLNQVTVLNIETGHISGVAYSGTLVRGVEHYGRRLFNSNSALQASLQSILVSLGLKIYLHYHLQETTSRSTSDILKAIGVAKGDWDIVIYLTGMIHRQLKSP